Proteins from a genomic interval of Lolium perenne isolate Kyuss_39 chromosome 1, Kyuss_2.0, whole genome shotgun sequence:
- the LOC127326167 gene encoding putative 12-oxophytodienoate reductase 11 produces the protein MTSDGRAAGKMAEAGMETKTTPLLTPYKMGEFSLAHRVALAPLTRCRSYGNLAQPHNVLYYEQRAAPGVLLVAEANAVSETARGYPNVPGLWSDEQVEAWKPVVDAVHAKGAVFFCQIWHTGRVSPTEFQPNGQAPVSSTDRQVTPHVGHDGTVLEFAAPRRLETEEIPHIVNDFRIAARNAIRAGFDGVEIHAANGYLIDQFMKDGVNDRTDAYGGSLENRCRFATEVIAAVTDEVGAGRLGVQLSPFADYVDCVDSDPETLALYVIRFMNGLGVLYCHVIEPRMCVNH, from the exons ATGACTTCAGATGGCCGTGCTGCTGGAAAAATGGCCGAGGCAGGTATGGAGACGAAGACGACCCCTCTCCTGACGCCGTACAAGATGGGCGAATTCAGCCTGGCGCACAG GGTTGCTCTAGCGCCGCTGACCAGGTGCCGGTCGTACGGGAACCTTGCCCAGCCTCACAACGTCCTCTACTACGAGCAGAGGGCGGCGCCGGGCGTGCTCCTCGTCGCCGAGGCCAACGCCGTGTCCGAGACCGCTCGGGGCTACCCGAACGTGCCCGGCCTGTGGAGCGACGAGCAGGTGGAGGCGTGGAAGCCGGTGGTCGACGCCGTGCACGCCAAGGGCGCCGTCTTCTTCTGCCAGATATGGCACACAGGCCGCGTCTCCCCTAcag AGTTCCAGCCTAATGGGCAGGCCCCGGTCTCAAGCACGGACAGGCAAGTCACCCCTCATGTCGGCCATGACGGCACGGTCCTGGAATTCGCCGCCCCTCGGAGGCTGGAAACAGAGGAGATACCCCACATCGTCAACGACTTCCGGATCGCCGCCAGAAATGCCATCAGAGCTG GATTTGACGGAGTGGAGATCCACGCGGCCAACGGGTACCTGATCGACCAGTTCATGAAGGATGGCGTCAACGACCGTACTGATGCGTACGGGGGCAGCCTGGAGAATCGCTGCCGCTTCGCCACCGAGGTGATTGCGGCCGTGACCGACGAGGTCGGCGCGGGCCGCCTCGGCGTCCAGCTCTCCCCGTTCGCCGACTACGTGGACTGCGTCGACTCCGACCCGGAGACGCTTGCCCTGTACGTCATACGCTTCATGAACGGGCTTGGGGTCCTCTACTGCCATGTGATCGAGCCGCGGATGTGCGTCaaccactag
- the LOC127326124 gene encoding putative 12-oxophytodienoate reductase 11 isoform X1 gives MSSEGRAAVNSAEAGTETKTKRTPLLTPYKMGEFNLAHRVVLAPLTRFRSYGNLAQPHNVLYYAQRSAPGALLIGEATAVSETARGYTNVPGLWSQEQVESWKPVVDAVHTKGAVFFCQIWHTAPASPTDSQPSGQASVSSTDKQVTPQVSHERIVREFATPQRFETEEIPHIINDFRIAARNAIRAGFDGVEIHAGNGYLIDQKDGTNDRADVYGGSLENHCSFAAEVIAAVGAEVGVDRLGVRLSPFSDYVDCVDSDPEALALRVIDFMNGLGVLYCHVVEPRMYVNKNDGKLMIPHGLLPFRTAFKGTFMVSGGYDRGEGDKAIADGYADLVSYGRLFLANPDLPERFRKNTSLNKYDRSTFYTSDPVVGYTDYPFLDADIKEIVE, from the exons GGTTGTTCTAGCGCCGCTGACCAGGTTCAGGTCGTATGGGAACCTTGCCCAGCCGCACAACGTGCTATACTACGCGCAGAGGTCGGCGCCGGGCGCGCTCCTTATCGGGGAGGCCACGGCCGTGTCCGAGACCGCGCGGGGCTACACGAACGTGCCCGGCCTATGGAGCCAGGAGCAGGTTGAGTCATGGAAACCGGTGGTCGACGCCGTGCACACCAAGGGAGCTGTCTTCTTCTGCCAGATATGGCACACAGCCCCTGCCTCGCCCACAG ATTCCCAGCCTAGTGGGCAAGCTTCGGTCTCCAGCACCGACAAGCAAGTCACGCCTCAAGTCAGCCATGAACGCATTGTCAGGGAATTCGCGACCCCTCAGAGGTTTGAAACAGAGGAGATACCCCACATCATCAACGACTTCCGGATCGCAGCCAGAAATGCCATCAGAGCCG GATTCGACGGCGTGGAGATCCACGCGGGCAATGGGTACCTCATCGACCAGAAGGACGGCACCAACGACCGGGCCGACGTGTACGGCGGCAGCCTGGAGAACCACTGCAGCTTCGCCGCCGAGGTGATCGCAGCTGTGGGCGCCGAGGTTGGTGTGGACCGCCTCGGCGTACGGCTCTCCCCGTTCTCCGATTACGTGGACTGTGTCGACTCCGACCCAGAGGCGCTCGCGCTGCGCGTGATAGACTTCATGAACGGGCTCGGCGTCCTGTACTGCCACGTGGTCGAGCCTCGGATGTACGTCAACAAAAATGATGGCAAACTGATGATCCCACACGGCCTGCTACCATTCAGAACGGCGTTTAAGGGCACTTTCATGGTGAGTGGAGGGTATGACAGAGGAGAAGGGGACAAGGCCATCGCCGACGGCTACGCCGACCTGGTCTCTTATGGGCGGCTCTTCTTGGCAAACCCTGACCTGCCCGAGAGGTTCAGAAAGAACACGTCTTTGAACAAGTATGACAGGAGCACCTTTTACACCTCTGATCCTGTTGTTGGCTACACAGATTACCCTTTTCTTGATGCTGATATTAAGGAAATAGTCGAGTGA